One window of the Microbulbifer sp. Q7 genome contains the following:
- the hisB gene encoding imidazoleglycerol-phosphate dehydratase HisB: protein MRTASVNRDTLETKIQVSLNLDGKGTGKFNTGVPFLEHMMDQIARHGMIDLDITCDGDVHIDDHHTVEDIGITLGKAINQAIGDKKGMTRYGHAYVPLDEALSRVVIDFSGRPGLTMNVPFTQKRIGNFDTELFYEFFQGFVNHALVTLHIDCIRGFNAHHQIETVFKAFGRALRMALTPDPRMEGAMPSTKGVL from the coding sequence ATGCGCACCGCCAGCGTCAACCGCGACACTCTGGAAACCAAGATCCAGGTCAGCCTTAACCTCGACGGCAAAGGCACCGGCAAATTCAACACCGGCGTCCCCTTCCTCGAGCACATGATGGACCAGATCGCCCGCCACGGCATGATCGACCTGGATATCACCTGCGATGGCGACGTGCATATCGACGACCACCACACCGTGGAAGACATCGGTATCACCCTTGGCAAGGCCATCAACCAGGCCATCGGTGACAAAAAGGGTATGACTCGCTACGGCCACGCCTACGTGCCCCTGGACGAGGCGCTGTCCCGCGTGGTCATCGACTTCTCCGGGCGCCCCGGGCTCACCATGAACGTGCCCTTTACCCAGAAACGCATCGGCAACTTCGACACCGAGCTGTTCTATGAATTCTTCCAGGGCTTCGTCAATCACGCCCTGGTGACCCTGCACATCGACTGCATCCGCGGCTTCAACGCCCACCACCAGATCGAGACCGTGTTCAAGGCCTTCGGCCGCGCCCTGCGCATGGCCCTGACCCCGGACCCGCGGATGGAAGGCGCCATGCCCTCCACCAAAGGCGTGCTGTAA
- the hisH gene encoding imidazole glycerol phosphate synthase subunit HisH, whose amino-acid sequence MQKIVVLDYGMGNLHSVASALQKVAPADEVVLATTPEQAEGADRLIVPGVGAIRDCMEGFIRPGFVPLLNRCVESGMPILGICVGMQIMMASSEENGGVDCLGIFPQPAKFFGKDLYENGQHLKVPHMGWNRVQQAIDHPMWRNIENGSRFYFVHSYYVPAEDNEAVAGVTDYGVQFAAAVTRNNIFATQFHPEKSADAGMQLLKNFVDWNGAA is encoded by the coding sequence ATGCAAAAGATCGTCGTCCTCGACTACGGCATGGGCAACCTCCACTCCGTCGCCAGCGCCCTGCAAAAAGTCGCTCCCGCTGATGAAGTGGTGCTCGCCACCACGCCTGAACAAGCCGAAGGCGCTGACCGCCTGATCGTCCCCGGCGTCGGCGCCATCCGCGACTGTATGGAAGGCTTCATCCGCCCGGGCTTCGTGCCCCTGCTGAACCGGTGTGTCGAGTCCGGCATGCCGATTCTTGGCATCTGCGTGGGCATGCAGATCATGATGGCGAGCAGTGAAGAAAATGGCGGCGTCGACTGCCTGGGTATCTTCCCGCAGCCGGCAAAGTTTTTCGGCAAGGACCTGTACGAAAATGGCCAGCATTTAAAAGTCCCGCATATGGGCTGGAACCGGGTGCAGCAAGCCATCGACCACCCCATGTGGCGCAACATCGAAAACGGCAGCCGTTTCTATTTTGTGCACAGCTACTATGTGCCCGCGGAAGACAATGAAGCTGTTGCTGGCGTCACCGACTACGGTGTGCAGTTCGCCGCGGCAGTGACCCGCAACAATATCTTCGCCACCCAGTTCCACCCGGAAAAGAGTGCGGATGCGGGTATGCAGCTGTTGAAAAATTTTGTCGATTGGAACGGTGCTGCTTAA
- the hisA gene encoding 1-(5-phosphoribosyl)-5-[(5-phosphoribosylamino)methylideneamino]imidazole-4-carboxamide isomerase, which translates to MIVIPAIDLKDGECVRLRQGEMEDATVFSDDPVATAEHWLSQGAKRLHIVDLNGAFAGNPVNGDAVNAIARQFPQFPIQIGGGIRDLKTIEWYLEAGVQWTIIGTAAVKNPKLVKEACREFEGHIIVGLDAKDGLVATEGWAEVSDVQATELAKEFQDCGVSAIVYTDIARDGMMQGVNLESTMDLARAVQIPIIASGGVSCIEDIEKLLAAGDDKTEIFGAITGRAIYEDKLDLQKAQQLCDSWNK; encoded by the coding sequence ATGATCGTTATCCCAGCCATTGATCTGAAAGACGGCGAGTGCGTGCGCCTGCGCCAGGGTGAAATGGAAGACGCTACCGTCTTCTCCGACGACCCCGTCGCCACCGCCGAACACTGGCTCAGCCAGGGCGCCAAGCGCCTGCATATCGTCGACCTGAACGGCGCCTTTGCCGGCAACCCGGTCAACGGCGACGCCGTCAACGCCATCGCCCGCCAGTTCCCGCAGTTTCCGATCCAGATCGGCGGCGGCATCCGCGACCTGAAAACTATCGAGTGGTACCTCGAAGCCGGCGTGCAGTGGACCATCATCGGCACCGCCGCGGTGAAAAACCCGAAACTGGTCAAGGAAGCCTGCCGGGAGTTCGAAGGCCATATCATCGTCGGCCTCGATGCTAAAGACGGACTCGTCGCCACCGAAGGCTGGGCCGAAGTCTCCGATGTGCAGGCCACCGAGCTCGCCAAGGAATTCCAGGACTGTGGTGTCAGCGCGATCGTTTACACCGACATCGCCCGCGACGGCATGATGCAGGGCGTCAACCTCGAATCCACCATGGACCTCGCCCGCGCGGTGCAGATCCCCATCATCGCCTCCGGCGGCGTCAGCTGTATCGAGGATATCGAAAAGCTGCTCGCCGCTGGCGATGACAAAACCGAAATCTTCGGTGCCATCACCGGGCGCGCCATTTACGAAGACAAGCTCGACCTGCAAAAAGCACAACAGCTGTGCGACAGCTGGAACAAGTAA
- the hisF gene encoding imidazole glycerol phosphate synthase subunit HisF, which produces MGLAKRIIPCLDVDAGRVVKGVNFVDIRDAGDPVEVARRYNEAGADEVTFLDITATHEGRDTTLHTVEKMASEVFIPLTVGGGVRELQDIRNLLNAGADKTAINSAAVFNPDFVREAADRFGSQCIVVAIDAKQVGNDKEPKWEIFTHGGRKPTGIDAVEWAKKMDSYGAGEILLTSMDRDGTKNGFDLALTRAISDAVSVPVIASGGVGNLQHLADGVLKGGADAVLAASIFHFGEYTVAEAKAFMQNAGIEMRL; this is translated from the coding sequence ATGGGCCTCGCCAAACGCATAATCCCCTGTCTCGACGTCGACGCCGGCCGCGTGGTCAAAGGCGTGAACTTTGTCGACATCCGCGATGCCGGAGACCCGGTGGAGGTCGCCCGGCGCTACAACGAAGCCGGTGCCGATGAAGTCACCTTCCTGGATATCACCGCCACCCACGAGGGCCGCGATACCACACTGCACACCGTGGAAAAAATGGCCTCCGAGGTGTTTATCCCCCTGACCGTGGGCGGCGGGGTGCGCGAATTACAGGATATCCGCAACCTGCTGAACGCCGGCGCGGACAAGACCGCGATCAATTCCGCTGCGGTGTTCAACCCGGACTTTGTGCGCGAGGCCGCCGACCGTTTCGGCAGCCAGTGCATCGTCGTTGCCATCGATGCGAAGCAGGTGGGTAATGACAAAGAGCCGAAGTGGGAAATCTTCACCCACGGCGGACGCAAGCCTACCGGCATCGACGCGGTGGAGTGGGCGAAGAAAATGGACAGTTACGGTGCTGGGGAAATCCTGCTGACCAGCATGGATCGCGATGGCACCAAAAACGGTTTTGACCTGGCCCTGACCCGCGCGATCTCCGACGCGGTGTCGGTACCCGTCATCGCCTCCGGCGGTGTGGGTAACCTGCAACACCTGGCCGACGGTGTGCTCAAGGGTGGTGCCGATGCCGTGCTTGCGGCGAGTATTTTCCATTTCGGTGAATACACCGTGGCCGAAGCCAAGGCGTTTATGCAGAACGCGGGTATTGAAATGCGACTTTAA
- a CDS encoding DUF6316 family protein, giving the protein MQQYRRGEKGESIPPRADRFFKLDDDWYFTVRGGKTFGPYACREEAEKAVDKFLNPLNKYTGNVRPFGSLRARRWRGTQKL; this is encoded by the coding sequence ATGCAGCAGTATCGTCGTGGCGAAAAAGGAGAGTCTATCCCTCCCCGAGCAGACCGTTTTTTCAAACTGGACGACGACTGGTACTTCACCGTCCGCGGCGGCAAGACCTTCGGCCCCTACGCCTGTCGCGAAGAAGCCGAAAAGGCGGTAGACAAATTCCTCAACCCCCTCAACAAATACACCGGCAACGTGCGTCCGTTTGGCAGCCTGCGCGCACGCCGTTGGCGCGGCACGCAAAAACTATAA
- a CDS encoding S41 family peptidase — translation MFTTKTLARLIGAAALAALPLMGLSQGDQDNSAVRAVQEAESRLPLEDLRSFAKVFEQIRQGYVNEVDDSTLLEYAIKGMLQGLDPHSAYLDSRSFDDLQANTTGEFAGLGIEVGIEDDYITIITPMDDTPAARAGLRAGDVILRLSGKSMRGVSLDEAVDKMRGPVGSSVTLTIGRKGHKEPFDVTVKRDKVRVYSVRGEMLEDGYGYLRISQFQMDTGGDLMRAMKKLKKKGELKGLVVDLRNNPGGVLQSSVEVVDAFLEEGLVVYTEGRNDSSNLRYSASAGDVTNGAPLVVLINDGSASAAEIVAGALQDHRRAVVMGTDSFGKGSVQTVIPINQDRAIKLTTALYFTPKGRSIQAQGIKPDITVERVQVTRLDGRARTTEADLAGHLGNGNGGAESGSEDRKRAKAKQDDWYSRDNQVFEALNVLKGLNLYVRRTPTGTEESSAPKAKDQVAQIRAEDL, via the coding sequence ATGTTCACCACCAAAACACTGGCCCGCCTGATTGGCGCCGCCGCTCTCGCCGCTCTTCCGCTGATGGGACTCAGCCAGGGCGACCAGGACAACAGCGCCGTACGCGCGGTCCAGGAAGCCGAATCCCGACTGCCGCTGGAAGACCTGCGCAGCTTTGCCAAAGTGTTCGAACAGATCCGTCAGGGCTACGTCAATGAAGTCGACGACAGCACCCTGCTGGAATACGCCATCAAGGGCATGCTGCAGGGGCTGGACCCGCACTCCGCCTACCTCGACAGCCGCTCGTTCGACGACCTGCAGGCCAACACCACCGGTGAATTCGCCGGCCTCGGTATCGAGGTGGGTATCGAAGACGACTACATCACCATCATTACCCCGATGGACGACACACCTGCCGCCCGCGCCGGACTGCGCGCCGGTGATGTGATCCTGCGCCTGTCGGGCAAATCCATGCGCGGGGTAAGCCTGGACGAGGCGGTGGATAAAATGCGCGGCCCGGTAGGCTCCTCGGTCACCCTGACCATCGGCCGCAAGGGCCACAAGGAGCCCTTCGATGTCACCGTCAAGCGCGACAAGGTGCGCGTATACAGTGTGCGCGGCGAGATGCTCGAAGACGGTTACGGCTACCTGCGGATCAGTCAGTTCCAGATGGACACCGGCGGCGACCTGATGCGCGCCATGAAAAAGCTGAAGAAAAAGGGCGAACTGAAAGGGCTGGTGGTCGACCTGCGCAACAACCCCGGCGGCGTGCTGCAATCCTCGGTGGAAGTGGTGGATGCGTTCCTTGAGGAAGGGCTGGTGGTTTACACCGAGGGCCGCAATGACTCGTCCAACTTGCGCTACTCCGCCAGTGCCGGCGATGTCACCAACGGCGCACCGCTGGTGGTTTTGATCAACGACGGCTCTGCCTCCGCCGCGGAAATTGTCGCCGGCGCACTGCAGGATCATCGCCGCGCGGTGGTCATGGGCACCGACAGTTTCGGCAAGGGCTCGGTGCAGACCGTTATCCCGATCAACCAGGATCGCGCGATCAAACTCACCACCGCCCTCTATTTCACCCCCAAGGGGCGCTCCATTCAGGCGCAGGGCATCAAGCCCGATATCACCGTTGAAAGAGTGCAGGTTACCCGCCTGGACGGCCGCGCACGCACCACCGAAGCGGATCTGGCCGGGCACCTGGGTAACGGCAACGGCGGTGCCGAAAGCGGCTCGGAAGATCGCAAGCGGGCCAAGGCCAAGCAGGACGACTGGTACAGCCGTGACAACCAGGTGTTTGAAGCACTGAATGTGCTCAAGGGCCTGAATCTCTATGTACGTCGCACACCCACGGGCACTGAAGAAAGCAGTGCACCGAAAGCGAAAGATCAGGTGGCACAAATTCGCGCCGAAGACCTGTAA
- a CDS encoding murein hydrolase activator EnvC, protein MNISAVVIAALLSSLLLVPACFAQAADEEQQARLAEIKQRIEALQQELNQVKSDRDQLLKDLESNEKDISELLQRIDKIKADMQSRGEKLQELKKEEQQLEESRRSMQRRVEQEVAAAYRLGRQEQVKLLLNQQDPQHIARQLRYHDYFLKQRSRVIGDYVSTLDQLSTVSAGIQREQDTLAHERSQLEEKRRALVSAQQNRQRTLDKLARQLASKSGELNQLHSDRGRLQRLVDEVGRAIASLINPSDQTPFAKQRGRMQWPTSGRRANAFGQRRANGITWTGVTLRANEGTPVKAIHRGRVVFADYLRGQGMLIILDHGDGYMSLYGHNQSLTRAIGEWVERGDTIAKVGNTGGLSQAGLYFEIRHRGKPQDPTVWCRG, encoded by the coding sequence ATGAACATATCTGCCGTCGTTATTGCAGCCCTGCTGTCGTCTCTGCTTCTGGTCCCCGCCTGCTTCGCGCAGGCGGCGGACGAGGAACAGCAGGCGCGGCTGGCGGAGATCAAGCAGCGCATCGAGGCCCTGCAGCAGGAACTGAACCAGGTAAAAAGTGACCGCGACCAGTTGCTCAAGGACCTGGAATCCAATGAGAAGGACATTTCGGAACTGCTGCAACGGATCGACAAGATCAAAGCCGACATGCAGAGCCGCGGCGAAAAACTGCAGGAGCTGAAGAAGGAAGAACAGCAGCTGGAGGAATCCCGGCGAAGTATGCAGCGGCGGGTCGAGCAGGAAGTCGCCGCCGCTTACCGACTCGGTCGCCAGGAGCAGGTCAAACTGCTCCTCAACCAGCAAGACCCCCAGCACATCGCCCGCCAGCTCCGCTATCACGACTACTTCCTCAAACAACGCAGCCGCGTCATCGGCGATTACGTCTCAACCCTCGACCAGCTCTCCACCGTCAGCGCCGGCATCCAGCGCGAACAGGACACCCTGGCCCACGAACGCAGCCAGCTGGAAGAAAAGCGCCGCGCGCTGGTGAGCGCACAGCAAAATCGCCAGCGCACCCTCGACAAGCTCGCGCGGCAGCTCGCCAGCAAAAGCGGTGAACTCAACCAGCTGCACAGCGACCGCGGCCGCCTGCAACGTCTGGTAGACGAAGTGGGCCGCGCCATTGCCAGCCTGATCAACCCTAGCGACCAGACCCCGTTCGCCAAACAGCGCGGGCGCATGCAGTGGCCCACCAGCGGCCGTCGCGCCAACGCCTTTGGCCAGCGCCGCGCCAATGGCATCACCTGGACCGGCGTCACCCTGCGTGCCAACGAGGGCACACCGGTCAAGGCGATCCACCGGGGGCGCGTGGTCTTCGCGGACTACCTGCGCGGCCAGGGCATGCTGATCATCCTCGACCATGGCGATGGCTACATGAGCCTGTATGGCCACAACCAGTCCCTCACCCGCGCTATCGGCGAGTGGGTGGAGCGCGGCGATACCATCGCCAAGGTGGGCAATACCGGCGGTCTCAGCCAGGCCGGGCTCTATTTCGAAATCCGCCACCGCGGCAAGCCGCAGGACCCCACGGTGTGGTGCAGGGGCTAA
- the gpmI gene encoding 2,3-bisphosphoglycerate-independent phosphoglycerate mutase, translating to MASETSPKRPLVLLILDGFGHSEHAEHNAIAAAKSPVWDQIWASRPKTLIHTSGMAVGLPEGQMGNSEVGHMTLGAGRVVYQNFTRINKAIKDGDFFTNPAYTAAVDKAIANNGAVHIMGLLSEGGVHSHDDHIVAMATLAAQRGARAVYIHAFTDGRDTAPRSAETPLARLTQVCDALGNAHIASISGRYFAMDRDNRWDRVQPVYDLITQGVAEHTADSALAGLEAAYARDENDEFVAPTRIGAPAPVNDGDAMIFMNFRPDRARQLTRAFTAPDFDGFPRAATPKLADFVMTTEYAADIDASCAFPPESLVNTFGEYLQSQNKTQLRIAETEKYAHVTFFFSGGREAPYNGEERVLIQSPDVATYDLQPEMSAPEVTDKLVEAIESGKFDAIICNYANGDMVGHTGVFEAAVKAVEALDVCVDRVTKAALAAGGEVLITADHGNVEEMFDAGSGQVSTQHSTLPVPFVYIGEREVTMRDGGSLADVAPTMLALMGLPQPVEMSGEPLVKVN from the coding sequence ATGGCATCCGAGACTTCGCCCAAACGCCCGCTGGTACTGCTGATTCTGGATGGCTTCGGCCACAGTGAGCACGCGGAGCACAACGCCATTGCCGCGGCCAAGAGCCCGGTTTGGGACCAGATCTGGGCCAGCCGCCCGAAAACCCTGATCCACACCTCGGGGATGGCGGTGGGCTTGCCGGAAGGACAGATGGGCAACTCGGAAGTGGGCCACATGACCCTCGGCGCCGGCCGCGTGGTGTACCAGAACTTCACCCGCATCAACAAGGCGATCAAGGACGGCGACTTCTTCACCAACCCGGCCTATACCGCGGCGGTCGACAAGGCGATTGCCAACAACGGCGCCGTGCACATCATGGGCCTGCTGTCGGAAGGCGGTGTCCACAGCCACGATGACCACATCGTTGCCATGGCGACCCTCGCCGCCCAGCGCGGCGCCAGAGCGGTTTACATCCACGCATTTACCGACGGCCGCGATACCGCACCGCGCAGTGCGGAAACCCCACTGGCACGCCTCACCCAGGTGTGCGACGCCTTGGGCAACGCACACATTGCCAGCATCAGCGGCCGCTACTTTGCCATGGACCGCGACAACCGCTGGGACCGCGTGCAGCCGGTGTACGACCTGATCACCCAGGGCGTGGCCGAGCACACGGCGGATTCCGCCCTCGCCGGCCTCGAGGCTGCTTACGCACGGGACGAGAACGACGAATTTGTCGCCCCCACCCGTATCGGCGCTCCGGCGCCGGTGAACGACGGCGACGCAATGATTTTCATGAACTTCCGCCCGGACCGCGCGCGCCAGCTGACTCGTGCCTTCACCGCCCCCGACTTCGACGGCTTCCCCCGTGCGGCCACCCCGAAGCTGGCGGATTTTGTGATGACCACGGAATACGCCGCCGACATCGACGCCAGCTGCGCCTTCCCGCCGGAAAGCCTGGTGAACACCTTTGGCGAATATCTGCAGTCGCAGAACAAGACCCAGCTGCGTATCGCCGAGACAGAAAAATACGCCCATGTGACCTTCTTCTTTAGCGGTGGCCGCGAAGCGCCCTACAATGGCGAAGAACGCGTTCTGATCCAGTCCCCGGATGTGGCCACCTACGACCTGCAGCCGGAAATGAGCGCGCCGGAAGTGACCGACAAGCTGGTGGAAGCCATTGAGAGCGGCAAGTTCGACGCCATCATCTGCAATTACGCCAACGGCGATATGGTGGGCCACACCGGTGTGTTCGAGGCCGCCGTCAAAGCGGTGGAAGCCCTGGATGTGTGCGTGGACCGCGTGACCAAAGCCGCGCTGGCGGCCGGTGGCGAGGTGCTGATCACCGCCGACCACGGCAACGTGGAAGAGATGTTCGATGCGGGCTCCGGCCAGGTGAGCACCCAGCACTCGACCCTGCCGGTGCCCTTTGTGTACATCGGTGAGCGCGAGGTCACCATGCGCGACGGTGGCAGCCTGGCAGATGTAGCGCCCACCATGCTGGCGCTGATGGGCCTGCCACAGCCGGTGGAAATGAGCGGTGAGCCGCTGGTAAAAGTGAACTAA
- a CDS encoding rhodanese-like domain-containing protein — MDFFVFISEQWLLVSLLVALIYVLAITERIKAGKPASANEATRLINAEDARVVDLRDRSDFVAGHIVDAIHIPHGEVEKRIGELAPYKEKTLILADKMGQHAGPVGRQLKKAGYNVRRLEGGMSEWSNQKLPLVKG; from the coding sequence GTGGATTTTTTCGTCTTTATCAGCGAGCAGTGGCTGCTGGTGAGTCTGTTGGTAGCGCTGATTTACGTACTGGCGATTACCGAACGTATCAAGGCGGGCAAGCCCGCGTCCGCGAATGAGGCCACGCGCCTGATCAATGCTGAGGATGCCCGGGTGGTGGACCTGCGCGACCGCTCGGACTTCGTTGCCGGGCACATTGTCGATGCCATCCATATCCCGCACGGCGAGGTCGAGAAGCGCATTGGCGAACTGGCACCCTATAAAGAAAAGACGCTGATCCTGGCCGACAAGATGGGCCAGCACGCGGGACCGGTGGGCCGCCAGCTGAAGAAGGCGGGCTACAATGTGCGCCGCCTCGAGGGCGGTATGTCCGAGTGGTCGAATCAGAAGCTGCCGCTGGTCAAAGGCTGA
- the grxC gene encoding glutaredoxin 3 codes for MKEVVIYTTRFCPFCVRAKYLLDNKNVPYTEISVDGDRALRAEMTAKAGRHTVPQIWIGDHHVGGCDELMAIERSGQLDQLLA; via the coding sequence GTGAAAGAAGTTGTTATCTACACCACCCGCTTCTGCCCCTTCTGCGTGCGCGCAAAGTACCTGCTGGACAACAAGAACGTCCCCTATACGGAGATTTCCGTGGACGGCGACCGCGCCCTGCGCGCGGAGATGACCGCCAAGGCAGGGCGCCATACGGTACCGCAGATCTGGATCGGCGATCACCATGTGGGTGGCTGCGATGAGCTGATGGCCATCGAGCGCAGCGGCCAGCTCGATCAACTGCTGGCGTGA
- the secB gene encoding protein-export chaperone SecB, which produces MAEEQNGAAVNGDAQQVQFAMQRIYLKDLSFETPMGAEVFKKQWKPEVNQELNTKTAKIDEDLYEVALTLTITVKIENETAFLVEVQQAGLFGIKGLEGQQLAQALNTACPNILFPYAREVVDNVVTKGSFPALMLPPINFDALFAAAMQQAQQQAEQGAEKTDADA; this is translated from the coding sequence ATGGCTGAAGAACAAAACGGCGCAGCAGTAAACGGCGACGCACAACAAGTCCAATTCGCAATGCAGCGCATCTACCTGAAAGACCTCTCTTTCGAGACGCCGATGGGTGCCGAGGTTTTCAAAAAGCAGTGGAAACCAGAAGTTAATCAGGAACTGAACACCAAGACCGCCAAGATCGATGAAGATCTGTACGAAGTGGCGCTGACCCTGACCATCACAGTCAAGATCGAGAACGAGACGGCGTTCCTGGTCGAAGTTCAGCAGGCCGGCCTGTTCGGTATCAAAGGTCTGGAAGGCCAGCAGCTGGCTCAGGCGCTGAACACCGCCTGCCCGAACATCCTGTTCCCCTACGCCCGCGAAGTGGTGGACAACGTTGTGACCAAGGGTTCATTCCCGGCCCTGATGCTGCCGCCGATCAACTTCGACGCCCTGTTTGCCGCTGCCATGCAGCAGGCGCAACAGCAGGCCGAGCAAGGCGCAGAGAAGACCGACGCAGACGCATAA
- a CDS encoding thioesterase family protein, protein MQWDFPQPYIHVVRVTPEHVDGLHHANNAEYVRWCERAAWLHSKELGLDVTHYQSLDRGMAIRQAEYDYILAAREGDELRIGTWLTMVDGRLNMTRKFQVYRASDEALVLRASWQMVCIELSSGKPKRMPQTFKDIYSPAVVSVAGD, encoded by the coding sequence ATGCAGTGGGACTTCCCCCAACCGTATATCCACGTCGTTCGTGTCACCCCGGAACACGTTGACGGCCTGCACCACGCCAACAACGCCGAATACGTGCGCTGGTGCGAGCGCGCCGCCTGGCTGCACAGCAAGGAACTGGGGCTGGATGTCACCCATTACCAGTCACTGGATCGCGGAATGGCCATTCGCCAGGCCGAGTACGACTATATACTGGCCGCCAGAGAGGGCGATGAACTGCGCATCGGTACCTGGCTGACCATGGTCGACGGCCGCCTCAATATGACCCGCAAGTTCCAGGTGTACCGCGCCAGTGACGAGGCCCTCGTGCTTCGCGCCAGCTGGCAGATGGTGTGCATTGAGCTCTCCAGCGGCAAGCCCAAACGCATGCCGCAAACCTTCAAGGATATCTACAGCCCTGCGGTGGTCTCTGTCGCGGGTGACTGA
- a CDS encoding NAD(P)-dependent oxidoreductase: protein MSDVITLTKNTGALKGKTIFITGASRGIGRAIALKCAADGANIAIAAKSAEPHPKLPGTIFTVAEEIEAAGGVALPMQVDVRNEEQVAEAIKKTADTFGGIDGVINNAGAINLTSIEATPPKRYDLMMDVNARAVYLTAHLAIPYLKQSSCGHILSLSPPLNLEPRWLGPFAPYALSKFGMTILSMGLAAELQKSKISVATLWPRTLVATAAIEFAVGSREMFEQSRKPIVMADAAYEVLITDNQGLNGAQLIDETLLHERGVEDFTQYAHNPAKAGELAVDLFLDP, encoded by the coding sequence ATGAGCGACGTGATCACCCTGACCAAAAACACCGGCGCCCTCAAAGGCAAAACCATCTTCATTACCGGCGCCAGCCGCGGTATCGGGCGTGCCATAGCGCTCAAATGTGCCGCGGATGGGGCCAACATTGCCATTGCCGCGAAATCCGCCGAGCCGCACCCCAAGCTGCCCGGGACCATCTTCACCGTGGCCGAGGAAATCGAAGCCGCCGGCGGGGTCGCCCTGCCCATGCAGGTGGATGTGCGCAACGAGGAGCAGGTGGCGGAGGCGATCAAGAAAACCGCCGACACCTTTGGCGGCATCGATGGCGTGATCAACAATGCCGGCGCTATCAACCTCACCAGCATCGAGGCGACGCCCCCCAAGCGCTACGACCTGATGATGGATGTGAATGCCCGCGCGGTGTACCTGACCGCGCACCTGGCGATCCCCTACCTCAAGCAGTCCTCCTGCGGGCACATCCTCAGCCTGTCGCCGCCGCTCAACCTGGAGCCGCGCTGGCTCGGCCCCTTCGCCCCCTATGCGCTGTCCAAGTTCGGCATGACGATTCTGAGCATGGGGCTGGCGGCGGAGCTGCAGAAGAGCAAGATCAGCGTGGCGACCCTGTGGCCCCGTACCCTGGTGGCCACCGCGGCCATTGAGTTTGCGGTGGGCAGCCGGGAAATGTTCGAGCAGAGCCGCAAGCCCATCGTGATGGCGGATGCCGCCTACGAGGTGCTGATCACCGACAATCAGGGTCTGAACGGTGCCCAGTTGATCGACGAGACCCTGCTACACGAACGCGGGGTGGAAGATTTCACGCAATATGCGCACAATCCCGCCAAGGCCGGTGAACTGGCAGTGGATCTGTTTCTCGATCCCTGA
- the smrA gene encoding DNA endonuclease SmrA gives MDKSDLEDFRGAMGALGDVQPLSPRQRESALRKNTKDPLNQRARRESATAQTYRELNPLGGEFVEPVEPFDPIEFKRDGVQNGVYRNLRLGKYTVDARLDLHNHTVEMARSSLYQFVRDCVEADVRCALITHGKGEGRKTPAMLKSCVNAWLPQLQEVLAFHSAQKQHGGLGATYILLRKSERKRQQNLEQHQRRSRP, from the coding sequence GTGGACAAGAGTGACCTGGAAGACTTTCGCGGTGCGATGGGAGCGCTTGGGGATGTACAGCCACTGTCCCCCCGGCAGCGCGAGAGCGCCTTGCGCAAAAACACCAAAGACCCGCTCAACCAGCGCGCGCGGCGCGAATCTGCAACCGCCCAGACCTATCGGGAACTCAATCCCCTGGGGGGCGAATTTGTCGAGCCGGTCGAGCCGTTCGATCCCATTGAATTCAAGCGCGACGGCGTGCAGAACGGCGTGTACCGCAATCTTCGGCTGGGCAAATATACCGTGGACGCGCGCCTGGACCTGCACAACCACACCGTGGAAATGGCCCGCAGTTCGCTGTATCAGTTTGTGCGGGATTGTGTGGAGGCGGATGTGCGCTGTGCGTTGATCACCCACGGTAAGGGCGAGGGGCGCAAGACCCCGGCGATGCTGAAAAGCTGCGTGAATGCCTGGCTGCCACAGTTGCAAGAAGTGCTCGCGTTTCACAGTGCGCAGAAGCAGCACGGCGGTCTCGGCGCGACGTATATCCTGCTGCGCAAAAGTGAGCGCAAGCGCCAGCAGAACCTGGAGCAGCACCAGCGCCGCTCGCGCCCCTGA